The stretch of DNA TAAGTTGCTGTCTTGCAAACAACAGCTCCGGATTTTTTTGGTTTACCAAGCTTTGGAAATCATTTAGTGTAGCTATCTTTTGATATTTGGTGGCATCTATACTTTCCATATCACTTGGCGCTTCTTCCCCAATGTAGTACAAAAATGAAGCCTCAACTTGTGCTTTTTGCACTTTATAAGACTCCAAATCACTTTTCAGCGCCGCAAGATTAGCAAGAGAGACCGACAACGATGTCTTAGTCTCTGCGCCAGATTCCACGTTCAACTCAGCCTTTTGAGCTGATTTTTCACCCATCTCAACGCTTTTCTCCTGGACCTTTACCAACTCTCTAAGCGTTAACACGCTTTGATACGACTCTATAGACTTATATATCGTATCATTTAGTTCTTTGGCATATTGTTGATAAGCAGCGTTAACCTCCGCATCAGCAGCTATTGCCTTAGCAACACTTGAGCCACCAGAAAAAATATTCTGCTCAATATTAAGAACTAACGAACCCTGAGGGTCATTTTCAGTATATGGAATCCCATCAAACTGCTTATATTTGACAAAGCTCTTTGCTAGTCGTGCATTCACGCTAGGAAGGAATTCTGCAGCGACTTTTGGTTTCTTCAGTATCGCTATCTCTAATTGCTTTTTTGAAATCTGTACTCTTTGGTTGTTTTTCAGCGATGATGCAATAGCGTCTTTCAAACTATAAGCATATATATCTGGGGCCATTAGCAAGAGCACCATACAAAATATCACGGATGACCTAATTTTCATAATAAACATTCATTTATTTCGTTTGGGACAGTATACATCAATATTCACGAAACACAAACATATTTGTATTTGTGAAGTCACCTATCTCCCATAAAATTGTTAGATCTGCAGCACCATAATCCCAGGGTTGACATTGCACTTCATGCTCAGTAGCTCAACCCTAAGCGTAAGGCTAAGCAAACTAACAATCCACAAAATAAACAAAAAGTTGACTTTGTATAAATTTTATGCGTTACTTGTCTGGCGGAAGCAAATGTGAAGTATTATTGAGAAATTAGGGTGTGTTGTGTCTACTGTTTGAGGTGGCGTAATATTGAGTGTTGAAAGGCTTCTTTTTAACATGACATAGGAAGAAATATGAGTCATAATCCAAATGCTATCAACAGAAACCAGAGAGAAGCTATAGGGATATTGTCGATAGGAACGTTCTTAGAGTACTTTGATTTAATGTTATATGTCCATATGGCTGTAGTGCTCAACGAATTATTTTTTCCAAAAGATGACCCCTTATCATATCAACTACTCACATCTTTTACGTTTGCATCCACCTTCATCATAAGTCCTATAGGAAGCTTTGTAATTGGTTGGGTTGGGGATCAAATAGGAAGGAAGTCTACGATAATGATCACAACATTTATAATGGCAGCCTCATGCGCCACCATGGCAAGCGTTGGTACTTATGCTGAGGTAGGAGTAACAGCTAGTATCACTATGATAATATGCAGAATGCTGCAGGGATTCTCATCTTTGGGCGAAGCTATGGGTGCGTCTATATATCTCACTGAGGTTCTAAAGTCACCAACAAGATATGTTGCGTGCGGAATGGTTGGAACCGCTACCAGGTTGGGCGGGTTATTGGCATTAAGCATCGCGCTACTGTCTATTTCCATGAATCTTAATTGGAGACTAGCTTTCTGGATAGGCGCAGTTATAGCTTTTGTTGGTATTTTTGCTCGAATGAGGTTGAGAGAGACTCCAGAATTTGTAGATTTTAAACGCAGAATGAAAAACAGAGCGGAGCAAAGTGGACAAGATATAGAATCCCTTTCCTTCGGTCAGGAGAAAATCAATCCAAAAACTGTCTTATATTGCATCTTGAGTGTATTGATAATGCCATTTTATATTTATGTCACATATATATATATTTGGGAAATTTCATGAAAAAGTCTCTGGGCCTGAGTTCTGCGGAAGTAGTTAGTCAAAATTTAAAAGTCTCTATCTGCACAGTTATAATGTCGTTGATTACTATATATTTTGTAAGAAAGTATCACCCATTAAAAATAACAAAAACGACTATAACTATATTCATTGCGCTTTTATTATTTGTCCCATACTGGTTAAATAACACCACAAACTTACTTTCTCTATTTTTCATACAGTTAACCATGTTCATACCGGGATGCAGTGCATTTGGAACTTTAGCAATGTCCGTATGGTTTAAACATTTTTCAGTTGCTAAACGGTTTAGAACGGCAGCCACTAGCTATGCGATAGGCAATGCTTTGGGTTTTACAATCGCTTCTTTTGGATTGGCACCATTAACTGATTACTTTGGATATTACGCTCTTTGGGTGTTGTATTGCCCGGTTATCATTGGATTTTTATACGGACTCAATCATGTAAAAAAACTGGAGATCAAGAAGGGGCGTTATTATAACTATCCAAACGAAGATGGCATCCCAGACACCGCTTTGATGGGAGAGATGGAATCTGATGATTTTGTTGAAGATAAAGAGGCATATATGGCATATAGTGCGGAATGTAAACACCAACAAAAGTTGATGAATATCATATTAAACAAAGCTAAACAGGAGAACAAAGAGCTGAACATTCCGATGATAAGAAAAGCCATTAAATTTGCTAAGAAATGGCATGCTGGACAGAATCCTCGAGACAATGGGGAACCGTTTTATTCCCACCCGTTTGCAGTTGCTGAGATTATGACAGAATTTTATTTAAAAACCGATGTAATAATAGCTGCAATACTTCATGATGTTGTGGAGGACAGTGACTGCACGGTTGAGTTGATAGAAAAAGAGTTCAATCCACGTGTTGCCCAAATTGTTTGCAGATTAACCAATAAAAAACAGGTTGAGAATGGTAAAACAATTGAAAAGCTGAGTTTAAAAGAAGTGGTGGATAAACTGCATGAAACTGGTGATCATGAAGCTTTGCTCATCAAAGAAATCGATAGGTTGCACAATTTGGAAACCATTGGGGCCAGGTCAGAGGGCAAACAAGTCAATGAGGCGCAAAACACCCAAGAATATTTAATCCCAATTGTGGCGCATGTTGGGGATGAGCTGAGCATATCTCATGCGTTTAAACTGGAAAATAAGTTATTTAAGTACTGCCGTGATATTTTGCGCAAACGAAAATAAACTTGGGGATAAATTTTACTTATTATAGATATACCTTTAGTGGGAGAAAGTATTATGGATTTGATTGTAAGCGCCAATAGAAAATCTTTCAAATTGTAAACACATTTATAATAAAAAAGGTAAATGTCAAGCCTTGGGGGAGTCGCGCGCAAATGCGAGGCTTTCCATTTGTGATTTAAAAACTCCTTTCTTTGCAACCGTTGCCCAAAATTCAGGCTATAGCTGGCTTTAAATTTGGCGAGGTATACCTCTAGTAAATCAAGGGTTGGCAAATTTATAGACGACAAAGAACTTGGAAAAGAGCTAGGAATACAAGCGATGAGTATGGGCGCGTACATATGTACGTAACAAAATGCGAAATCCGAAGTATGACGACGCCAATTTTTCAAGTTATCGGAGTATATACTCACAATTATTTGAATAGGCTTAATGGTGCCGCTAGTAGGAATCGAACCTACGACCTCTTCATTACCAATGAAGTGCACTACCACTGTGCTATAGCGGCCAAAATCTGGTAGCGAAGGAGGGACTCGAACCCCCGACCCACGGATTATGATTCCGTTGCTCTAACCAGCTGAGCTACTTCGCCTTAAAATAAAAACGTCTCTAAAAAAATAGAGAGCATTACATAATAAAATAACTTCAAAAATTGGCGCCATCGTATTCCGCCCCCCGCATTTAGTTGTGCACTTTTATACGCTCCTCATGCTCATCACTCATAGCTCTTTTGGAAGTTATCTTGTCGTCTATAAATTTTCAAACTCTTACTTTACTAGAGGCATACCTCATTATGTATTAACAACATAGGTACACAGTGTCAAATTAAATATTCATCAAATAGCAAAATAGCAAATTTTGACACCCTATATAGATAGTTTTGTTAAGATTATTCTTCCAGGCGCTCTTTTTCGCCAATAATCTTGATTTCGCTTTGCAATTCTATGCCAAATGTTTCTTGGACTCTTTTCTGTGCAAGCCGAATTAAGTGCTCTATATCAGAAGCTTTTGCCCCCCCTTCATTGATCAAAAAGTTGCAGTGTAGCTCTGAAAATTTTGCCCCCCCTTGTTTTGCCCCTCTTAATCCACATTGGTCGATAAGCTGCCAAGCTTTATGGCTAGCAGGGTTTTTAAAAGTTGACCCTCCAGTTTTTGATTTTATTGGTTGGGTTAGCTGTCGCTGCGTTTGTATCTCTCTTATCTTTCTTGATACCTCTGATGTGTCACCTTTTTTACCTTGTAATTTAGCTTCGTAAAATATCCATTCATCACCTAAATGCCTTCCTCTATAATAATAACCTATATCTTTGTTTTGAAAGGTCTCACGCGTTCCATTTGTTATATTTATTGCTTTGGTTTCAATTAGAACTGCAGCGGTATCATTACCATATGCCCCCGCATTCATCGCCAAAGCACCACCTATACTTCCAGGTATCCCAGCAAAAAATTCAAGTCCAGCTATCGAGTTTGCTGCAGCGTAATTTGCAACATTCAAGTCCAAACATGCAGCTCCAACAGTCACACAATATTGATCATCGTGCTTAGTATAGTTGAACCCCGCACCTAACCTTATCATTACGCCATTTATTCCACCATCGCGAATTAACAAATTAGAACCTATTCCCATAATGTAAATTTGGGTGTTTTTAGGTTTGTGAGACAAGAAGTGTTCTAAATCTTCGATATCTTTAGGTATAAACAAAACCGCTGCTATGCTATCAGTCTGAAACCAACACATTTTCCCAACATTAGCCTTTTTTCTGTACTTTCCTTGGATTTTTGGTAATATATCAATAATTGACACTTTTAATAAAACTTTTTTATGAATCCTGAAATCTTAAGCATCAACAATAACATAGAAAAATCATTGGAGCTACTAAGAGGTTATCTTTGACTTAGAGAAGGCGCAAAAAAGATTACAAGATTTGTTAAAAGAAGTTGAAAATCCTAACTTATGGAACGATCAAAATAAAGCAAGATTGGTACTGAAGGAAAAAAATTATCTTGAAAATAATATTGGAAAAATCGAATCAATAACAAAGGAACTACAAACTTATCTGGAGATGATTGAATTATCCGAAAAAGAACAGGATAAAGAAGTTTATAGCGAGGTTTTGCTTCAGCTAAAAAAGTTAGAACAGCTGGTGAAAAAACAGGAAGTAGAATGTTTGTTTAGCGGTGAATTGGATGAGAATGGCTGTTTTTTAGAGATTCATTCAGGGGCTGGCGGGACAGAAAGTGACGATTGGGCATCTATATTAATGCGGATGTATATGAGGTGGCTGGAGAGACATAATTTTTCTTACGAAATTATAGACAATTTGCTTGGGGATGAGGCTGGGATCAAGTCTGTAACATTTAAAGTCCAAGGGCACAATGCGTTTGGTTGGCTAAAAACCGAACGAGGTGTGCACAGATTGGTCAGAGTCTCCCCGTTTAACAGCGCTGGAAAAAGGCATACAAGTTTTGCAAGTGTTTGGGTTTATCCCAAAATTGACACAAATATTTCCATTGAAGTAAAAGAATCTGATTTAAGAATTGATACCTATCGCTCTTCTGGTGCTGGTGGACAGCACGTTAACACAACAGATAGTGCGGTTAGAATAACTCACTTACCCACAAAAATAGTTGTGCAGTGTCAGAATGATAGGTCTCAACACCGTAATAAAGAGGAATGTATGTCCATGCTGCGCTCAAAGTTATACGAAATGGAAATAAAGAAAATGGAAGACAAAGATGATCAAAAAAATTCAGAAAAAACGGATATAGGCTGGGGAAATCAAATTAGATCTTACGTTTTGCATCCATACAAGATGGTTAAAGATGTGCGAACACAATGGCAAACATCCAATACATCAGCAGTTTTGGATGGTGACATAGATGAATTTATCCATAAAGCATTGATGCAGTCTGTGGTGGGGAAGGGTTTAAAGGCCCAGTAATAACACTTTTCTAAAAAGTGGTGCCTCTGGCAGGATTTGAACCAGCACATCCGTGAAGATAGCAGATTTTGAGTCTGCCGCGTCTACCATTTCGCCACAGAGGCATACAGCGCAATAACTTTAATTTTGGCACTACTCCACGAAGAACAAAGTGTGTTAATCCAACAAGCGAAGTAGTAACAAGTTCAAAGCTATCCAGCTATAACACCTTCTATCAATTTTTTTTAAATAGGTACAGTAAAATTTACACCAATTATAAAAAAAATTAACGTTATCTATCCAAAGTATTTTAAGAATTGGCGAGGAGTTGAGTGCCGAGCATTAGGAGCGTACAAATAGTACGTAACGAAATGCGAGAGCGCAAAAATGACGACGCCAACTTTTAAAATACTTTGAGTATATATATCTTTTGATTGACGGACGACAAATTAACTTAGAATCACCAATTGACTTTCAGTATTAACCTAAGTCATTAAAATTTTATCAAGAAACAATCCTTGCACCTTTAGCGCATCCCAATGAGTAGTGGGAAGGTTTGCTTGATGATAAGGATGCGCTAAACGTACGCTCACATAATCACTTTGAATCAATATAACACATCAGATTAAGATGCGCAACCATTAATTTAACATCTTCGCGATGCCACCACTTTAAAGCGAAATTTTGCACCATGCTACCTTCAAAAGGAGCTAGGAGGCACCGTCAAGTTAAAAAAGTTGGGGAGTGTTCATAAATAGATAGAAAGAGCTAAAGCTTTGTTAAAAAATAAAACAAGGGATAATCTTAGCATTTCAGAACACTTGCTAAAGCGTTTAGTCTTGCGATTTAATCTAGCAAGCATATCCCTTAAGGAGGAATTGAAGCTCTCAACCAAACAAGTTTCAGACTTTGTCTGCAGATGTATTTGAGCAATTTTATAATGACAATAGACCTCATACCCATCTGTACACATATAACGAATTTGGTATTTTTCTCCTAGCTCACGAGCTAAATCTACGTAATTTTCTTTATCACCTGAACCTACTTTAAACGCAACAGTTTTGAATCTGTCCCTATCGACAGCAGTCCATATTCTTGTTTTATTCTCTTTTTTTTGACGTATGTATATAGCTCATCCATCTCTAATATCTCTATACGCCTCTTATCTCCCTCTATCTTTTGATTCGTCACCATCTCATCTACTACTTTCCCTGCTTGTTTGATCCAATAAAATACTGTACTTAACGGGATATTTAATATGTGAGCTATCCTCCTAATTCCGCAGTTATTTAGATACATCTTTATCACCATGCTCCTCTCTTTATTACCATATTTCCAATTCTTCCTACCATCTCCTTCTGTAAAGTTTTTATTACAACTCTTACATTTGTATCTCTGCTTTTTCCTTGCATATCCATTTTTTGATACCCCTTTCCCTTTGCAATATTTACATTCTATTTTCTCCATTTTTCCCTTTCTTTTTTTTCCTTCCCTCTCCTTATATCACATTCTTTTCTTCTTTCCTATCCCTTTTAAAACACTCCCGTTTTATTAACGGGGTAAAGATGCAAAGCGCAAATAATTACAATGATTTTATCAGAATACTTGACATTTACTTAAAAAAGTAATTATATTGTTGAATTATGTGTAACTTGATTTACAACTATTTTTATGAACAATAAAAACATGTTTTATGCGGTTTTAGCAATAGCGTTGATGCCGTCGTTTGCGCTTGCTGAACAGCAAACTACTCTTGATTCAAAGGACTCTGCTCTTAAAATTGGCGGAGAGGTGGAATCTGTGTACGGGGTTATTAACCAAGGTGAAGATTTCGCCAAAAAGCTGGGGGCGCAAGAAAAGTATAACAAAAGTAGTTTAGCAACGGGAGCATCTGTTAAGTTTAATTATGACAAAAGAAGTGACGCTGGCCTAGAATATGGCGCGTTTGTTAAACTTAATGCGAACACATCAAAAGCCATAAGCGGTAGTACTAACATCGCAAGTGAGGTAAAAGCTTATTTGCAAGGGGGTTTTGGTAAGTTTGAGATTGGTGCAACGTCGCCAGTTGGAATTGCTATGGAAGTTAATTCATACTCTTTAGCGCGTGCAACCGGTGGGCTGGATGGATATTGGCTTTTTTGGCTTAAAAATGGTGGCGTGATTTTAGAAGATAGGTTTTCTGCGAATGGTGCGTTTTTAATTGCTCCTCAACTGCCGATTGCTTTTGATGAAAGTACAAAATCTGTTAAAGTTAACTACTTTACTCCAAAAATTAACGGCTTTACTTTTGGTATAAGTTACACACCAGATTCAAGAGCGAAAGGTACAGTAAACCAAACAGCTGAAGTAATTGATAGTTCTGGTGGTGGGTATAAAAATATATGGCAACCTGCTGTAAGATATGAAACTTCATTTGACAATGGAATTGATTTTGCAACAGCTTTGATTGGTGAGTTCGGGCAAGCTAAGAAGGTGCTGTATGTAGACAGCAGTGCCGTTGCTAATCCAAATGGCGCTACCTCTAGTTTAATGGACCGTAACCGCTTGAGCGCATGGCAACTTCGTGCAAGTGTTGGTTATAATGGGTTCTCTGTTGCTGGTGCTTATGGTGACATAGGTAAATCTGGCACTATGAAGAACAGAGTGGCTGGTGTTAAGAACGATGGTCAATATTGGTCTTTAGGCTCTGGATATTCAACCGATAAATACGGAATCAGTATTAATTACATGCAGGGCAAACGTGCTGGTAACTTGGTTGAGTTAAAAGACGCTGATGGTAAGGAGCTAAATGTTGGGAACGATGAAGTGAAGGTTCTCTTCTCCGACACCGAGTATAATAAATTTGAGGCTGTTTCAATTGGCGCGGATTATCAAGTGATGCCGGGGTTTATGCCTTATGTTGAAGTGGCAAGGTTTAAATTTAAAGAGAACAATAACTTTGGGGCTAACGCAAAATTCAATAAAGGTAATGTATTCTTGGCTGGAACTAAGATCAAATTCTAGTACATAAAAAAACATGTTATCGTGTGTAGATTACCTGCTGTGTTCTTTCTCGGATGAATGCGGCGGTTTTCTACATCAATTTTGTGAGGATACTCACGTCATCAAAAACTTAGTGCAGATTGCTGAAATAGAATTCCCTGTAAGTTATTTATACGAAGAGTGCAGGAGCCAAGAAATGCTGGAGGAGGCAAATGCATATTTCAACAGTGTTTTGCAAGAAAAATTCAGAGCAAGGGGAGTAAAAAACGAAAGGCATGAAGCTCAACCTCCGGCTTGGATAAGTGAGGAAATAGCATTATCAATAATTGATAAATTTTCTACTACCAATTTCACTGCAGAAAGATTGCCTCTTCTGCAAGAGTATGAATGTGCAGCAATATTAGGTTCAACAGCTCCTAATATGGAAGAACGGATGAAGTATTTAGTTTATCTTCTTGATGACATGGATGTTAAGATATCGCATCTTTTTTTGTTAACAGGAACAAGGGAGGTGGACCCTAGTAAATATTATGATGGTTCTTTTGAGTATATTGAATCAGTTAAGGAAAAATACGGAGTTCGTGTGGTGTCAGAAAAAGAACTGATGCAAGATGTACATGACAGGATCTGTAAGCAAAATGCAATATGTGGAGAAATTGACTTTAACTTGATATTTGCACTAAAGGATTCAGGGAGAGCCACCACAATTGACACCTTGATGGAGTTTACCAAGTATCATCAAAAATACCATTGTGTAAACACGCTTTACATATCTGTTGCCCCATTTATAGTTTACCAAAACGAGATAATAGCTGAATTTTCAAATAATTACTATAAGCATAACTACGAAACTGTCGGGGGCAAAATTGATTTGAATGTTATATTCAGTAAACAAAAAATCGCCCATTATCTGGTAATGACTTTTGCAGAAGCTTTTTATGCTGCGCAACAAAGAATAACATGAGATATGGCAAATAAATTTACAGACAAACACGAAGAGCTGTAATTCCCGATGACTTGACAATTTGAAGTCGCCGCATTTTATATTTCGTTGCGTACTTTTATGCGCTTCTTGTACTTCCACTTTTTTCAAGGTATCTGTGATCGATAAAATTTTCCAATGCTTATTCGCTATGCATATCGATAATTACTTGCAAGAACCATTCATGTGCATTATATATTGGTGAATGCGCTTGTTGAATGTTCTCTTTATATTTCAACAGTTGGTTTTTAATAGCACTTAAGATGGTCGCTTTTATTGTTGCTAAACCCAACTATCAGGATATGTAGAGTGCGACTGAGTGCGGCAAAATACAATATAGTTGATTGAAGTATGTTTGAAAATCCATGGGATACCAGAAGTCAGGAAGAGAAAGGCAGCTCCCGTCAACAAGAACGCGAAAGAATTCTAAAATTTTTAAGGTCTATGGGATACCGTGGAAATAATTCACCACAAAACGGTAGTATTTTAAAGTTGGTATACCTAATTCTTGCTGTAATTGTAGTGATGTGGTTGTTGACAGGATTTTT from Candidatus Bandiella woodruffii encodes:
- a CDS encoding TolC family protein, which encodes MKDAIASSLKNNQRVQISKKQLEIAILKKPKVAAEFLPSVNARLAKSFVKYKQFDGIPYTENDPQGSLVLNIEQNIFSGGSSVAKAIAADAEVNAAYQQYAKELNDTIYKSIESYQSVLTLRELVKVQEKSVEMGEKSAQKAELNVESGAETKTSLSVSLANLAALKSDLESYKVQKAQVEASFLYYIGEEAPSDMESIDATKYQKIATLNDFQSLVNQKNPELLFARQQLRASKQGVNIAASRLAPRVSLFADILRQDGPVLSTNGVQLRKDGDTYGIRMDIPIFNNGGADYIAISEAKKEKQKFDYSLRDTVERIKAEAVSTWDQYTSSINVYNLALQSEQHYYQTYLGVQLEFEVGAKTIFSVIDRERDYNTSVLNRLRREEENKLALFKIYKLIGNLPEVINS
- a CDS encoding MFS transporter codes for the protein MSHNPNAINRNQREAIGILSIGTFLEYFDLMLYVHMAVVLNELFFPKDDPLSYQLLTSFTFASTFIISPIGSFVIGWVGDQIGRKSTIMITTFIMAASCATMASVGTYAEVGVTASITMIICRMLQGFSSLGEAMGASIYLTEVLKSPTRYVACGMVGTATRLGGLLALSIALLSISMNLNWRLAFWIGAVIAFVGIFARMRLRETPEFVDFKRRMKNRAEQSGQDIESLSFGQEKINPKTVLYCILSVLIMPFYIYVTYIYIWEIS
- a CDS encoding HD domain-containing protein, with the translated sequence MGFTIASFGLAPLTDYFGYYALWVLYCPVIIGFLYGLNHVKKLEIKKGRYYNYPNEDGIPDTALMGEMESDDFVEDKEAYMAYSAECKHQQKLMNIILNKAKQENKELNIPMIRKAIKFAKKWHAGQNPRDNGEPFYSHPFAVAEIMTEFYLKTDVIIAAILHDVVEDSDCTVELIEKEFNPRVAQIVCRLTNKKQVENGKTIEKLSLKEVVDKLHETGDHEALLIKEIDRLHNLETIGARSEGKQVNEAQNTQEYLIPIVAHVGDELSISHAFKLENKLFKYCRDILRKRK
- the murB gene encoding UDP-N-acetylmuramate dehydrogenase, with translation MSIIDILPKIQGKYRKKANVGKMCWFQTDSIAAVLFIPKDIEDLEHFLSHKPKNTQIYIMGIGSNLLIRDGGINGVMIRLGAGFNYTKHDDQYCVTVGAACLDLNVANYAAANSIAGLEFFAGIPGSIGGALAMNAGAYGNDTAAVLIETKAINITNGTRETFQNKDIGYYYRGRHLGDEWIFYEAKLQGKKGDTSEVSRKIREIQTQRQLTQPIKSKTGGSTFKNPASHKAWQLIDQCGLRGAKQGGAKFSELHCNFLINEGGAKASDIEHLIRLAQKRVQETFGIELQSEIKIIGEKERLEE
- the prfB gene encoding peptide chain release factor 2 (programmed frameshift), with protein sequence MNPEILSINNNIEKSLELLRGYLDLEKAQKRLQDLLKEVENPNLWNDQNKARLVLKEKNYLENNIGKIESITKELQTYLEMIELSEKEQDKEVYSEVLLQLKKLEQLVKKQEVECLFSGELDENGCFLEIHSGAGGTESDDWASILMRMYMRWLERHNFSYEIIDNLLGDEAGIKSVTFKVQGHNAFGWLKTERGVHRLVRVSPFNSAGKRHTSFASVWVYPKIDTNISIEVKESDLRIDTYRSSGAGGQHVNTTDSAVRITHLPTKIVVQCQNDRSQHRNKEECMSMLRSKLYEMEIKKMEDKDDQKNSEKTDIGWGNQIRSYVLHPYKMVKDVRTQWQTSNTSAVLDGDIDEFIHKALMQSVVGKGLKAQ
- a CDS encoding IS1 family transposase; this translates as MYIRQKKENKTRIWTAVDRDRFKTVAFKVGSGDKENYVDLARELGEKYQIRYMCTDGYEVYCHYKIAQIHLQTKSETCLVESFNSSLRDMLARLNRKTKRFSKCSEMLRLSLVLFFNKALALSIYL
- a CDS encoding porin, encoding MNNKNMFYAVLAIALMPSFALAEQQTTLDSKDSALKIGGEVESVYGVINQGEDFAKKLGAQEKYNKSSLATGASVKFNYDKRSDAGLEYGAFVKLNANTSKAISGSTNIASEVKAYLQGGFGKFEIGATSPVGIAMEVNSYSLARATGGLDGYWLFWLKNGGVILEDRFSANGAFLIAPQLPIAFDESTKSVKVNYFTPKINGFTFGISYTPDSRAKGTVNQTAEVIDSSGGGYKNIWQPAVRYETSFDNGIDFATALIGEFGQAKKVLYVDSSAVANPNGATSSLMDRNRLSAWQLRASVGYNGFSVAGAYGDIGKSGTMKNRVAGVKNDGQYWSLGSGYSTDKYGISINYMQGKRAGNLVELKDADGKELNVGNDEVKVLFSDTEYNKFEAVSIGADYQVMPGFMPYVEVARFKFKENNNFGANAKFNKGNVFLAGTKIKF